A portion of the Plasmodium relictum strain SGS1 genome assembly, chromosome: 11 genome contains these proteins:
- a CDS encoding myosin light chain, putative has protein sequence MEELIDEVELTSLFNKLSDGSKNINSENAIEIIYKLGYVPSKEDIEEFVNVTNGSCTLSNIKKFCIKLKSSRYSTESLIDLFYFYDTQKTGKISKNKFKILFTTIGSKLSNKEIDIITRELCNDGELIDYKEFLNK, from the exons ATGGAA GAGTTAATTGATGAGGTTGAATTAACTTCTCTCTTTAATAAGTTATct GATGGatctaaaaatataaactcTGAAAATGCaatagaaataatttataaattg GGTTATGTGCCATCAAAAGAGGATATAGAAGAATTTGTTAATGTTACAAATG gTAGTTGTACTTTGTCAAACATAAAGAAGTTTTGTATTAAGCTAAAGTCATCGAGATATTCCACTGAAAGCTTAAtagatttattttatttttatgatacTCAG AAAACAggaaaaatttcaaaaaataaatttaaaatattatttacaaCTATTGGTTCAAAGTTatcaaataaagaaatagatATAATAACTCG cGAACTGTGCAATGATGGGGAATTAATAGATTACAAGGAATTTTTAAACAAGTAA